In Serinicoccus marinus DSM 15273, the genomic stretch GCTCGGCGCGTGCTGTCCCGACCCGCGAGCTCGCTACGCCGGCCGCGGCGGCGCGTCGTCGGGTCCGGCCGCCGAGCGCCTGGACGTGGAGCCTGCCGCTCGCCGTGGCGCTGGCCGTCGCGCTGCTCCTGCGGATGCCCTGGCTGCTGCTCTTCGGGCTGCTCGGCCCGGCGATGGTCCTGGGCCACTTCCTGGGCGACCGCCGGGCCGCGCGGCTGGAGCACGAGGAGGCCCTCGTGGAGCACGCACGGGTACGCCGCAAGAATGAACACCGTGCGCGGCGCTACCTCGCGGAGGAGCTGATGCTGCTGCGCGACAGGCATCCGTGCCTGGTCGGCGTGACCACCAGCCTCGTGCCGCACCCCTCGACGTCGCTCTGGGAGTGCTCGGCGGAGGACCTGGAGGTATGCCTGGGCGAGTACGCGTGTCCGTCGTCGGTGCGGCTCGAGGGCGAGGCGCTGTGGCACGACGCGGCTCCGCTGCCGCTCACCCTGGCAGGCCCGCTGGTGGTCTGCGGAGAACGGGCGCTCCGGGAGGCCTTCGCCCGGTCCCTGGTCCTGCAGCTCGCGACCCGTCACCCTCCGACGCAGTGGACGCTGCTGCTCGACCCTGCGCGTGCGCCCGGTGCGGCCTGGGACCTGCTGGGGTGGCTACCGCAGACCAGCACGAGCGGGTCGACTCCCGACGGGAGAACACTCCGGTGGGGGGAGGACCTCCTCCTGGTCGACGACGTCACGCAGGCGCCGGCGGGCGCCACCCGCATCGTGCTCACTTCCGGCACCCGAGCCGTCCTCCAGGTCCCTGGGCAGGACGAAGTGACCTTCACCCCGACCACGCTGGGCCTGGCCCGCGCCCGGGCGCTCGGGCACGCGCTCGCTCCGTTGCGCGCCCGGGACGCGGTGGACGGCGATCCCGACGCACCGGCCCTGCCGGGCGGCTCCCCGCCCCTGGGCGAGCTGGTGGGGTGGCCCGACAGTGTCGAGGACGCGCTCACCACGTGGGCGGGGCATAACCCGGGCCTCGCGGTCGACCTCGGTCACGACGCCGCGGGACGCCCCGTGACGATCGACCTGGTCCGGGACGGACCGCACGCCCTCGTCGCCGGGACGACCGGCGCCGGCAAGTCGGAGCTGCTGCGCTCCCTCGTGGTGGGGCTGGCGCTGCGCCGCTCGCCGGGCGACCTCGCGCTGCTGCTCGTCGACTTCAAGGGCGGCTCCTCGCTCGGCGACTGCGCGCTGCTCCCGCACGTCACGGGGATGGTGACCGACCTCGACCCGCACCTCGCCGGCCGGGTGCTCGCCTCGCTCCGGGCCGAGCTGACCCGCCGGGAGGGCGTGGTCGCCGCCGCGGGGGTCAAGGACGCCGCCGAGGTGCCCGGCCTGCCACGACTCGTGGTGGTGATCGACGAGTTCCGGGTGCTGGCCGAGGAGGTCCCCGAGGTGATGGGCGGCCTCATCCGGCTGGCCGCCGTCGGGCGCAGCCTCGGGGTCCACCTGGTGCTCGCCACCCAGCGGCCGGCCGGTGTCGTCGGACCCGACCTGCGGGCCAACGTCAACCTGCGCATCGCCCTGCGACTGCGGGACTCCGCGGACTCGCACGACGTCATCGAGACCGCCCAGGCGGCGCTGCTCCCCGAGGGCAGACCGGGCCTCGCGCTCTGGCGCACCGGCGCCGACCTCCCCCGCGCCGTCCAGGTCGCCCGCGTCGGCCCACCCCGCCGCCGGTCGTCGTCCGGGTGGGACGTCCGGGTCGTGCCGGACATCTGGTCCGCTCGACGGGTGCTGGACCGGCCCGCGGAGGCGGAGGCGGAGGCGGACGACCTCGGCACGCTCGCGACCACGCTGCGGGAGGCAGCCGAGCAGGCGGACCTGCACCCGCCGGTGGTCTGGCACCCGCCGCTGCCGGAGGAGCTGGGGACGCTCTCCGGGGAGCCTCGTGCGTGGGCGCTGGCCGACGTCCCGTCCCGGCAGGCGCGGGAGGCGCTGACCTGGGACGGGGACCATCACGTGGGTCTCGTCGGCGCGGCGCGCTCGGGGCGTACGACGGCGCTGCGGTCCCTGCTGAGCCGGGCCGACCGCGCGTGGCTCGTCGTGCTCGACCTCGGGCGCGGGCTGGAGGGCACGGAGGCCGCCGAGCACCCAGGTCTCGTCGGGTGGGTCCAGCCGGACGACCTGGCCCACGGCATCCGCGTCCTGGACCGACTCGAGGGAGTCGTACGCGCACGTCAGTCGGCCGGTGCCGGGGCCGAGCACGTCCCTGTGGTGCTGGTGCTCGACGGCTGGGACCGGTTCGTCGACCTCTTCGAGCCGGTCGAGCGAGGCCGTGCGGTCGACGTCGCCCTGCGCGTCCTGCGCGAGGGCCCGGCGGTCGGGGTCGTCGCCCTGCTCAGCGGCGACCGTAGCCTGCTGCTCGGCAAGGTCGCCTCGACCCTGCCGAGCACCTGGGCGCTGCGGCTCAACGACCCGAGCGACCTGCTCATGACCGGGTTGCGGCCGCACCAGCTCCCCTCGACACAACCGCCGGGGCGACTGGTGAGCATGCGCGACGGCACCGAGGCGCACGTCGTCCTCCCCTCCGCTGGCCAGCCGGTGAGCCCCGAGGGTCACCCGCCGCTGGTATGCCGTGCCCTGCCCCGCCGGTGGTCGGCCGGGAGCGGGCAGTGGGCGGTCGGCGGGGACGAGGCGGCACCGGTGCCGCGCCCCGCAGGCTCCGTGCTGGTGATCGGGCCGCCCGGCTCCGGACGCACCCACGCCCTCGCCCGGCTGCGCGACGGCCGGCCCGCGGTCGTCGTGGACCCCGCCTCCCCGCCGGAGGTCGAGGAGGTGAGTCGCGCCTGCGCCGGGCTCGGCACCGGTGGCCTGCTCGTGGTCGACGACGCCCACCTCCTGGCGGGGTCACCGCTGGAGGACGCCCTGGTCGAGGTGGCGACGGCATACCGCATGGAGCTGCTGGTCGCGGCGGACGCCGAGGCCGCGGCGGGCGCCTTCCGGGGGCTCGTCCCGCAGGCCGCCCGCGCCCGCACCGGCGTGGTACTGCAGCCGGGCAGCGCCAGCCACGGAGCCGTGCTGGGCGTCAGCGTCCCGGTCGGGGACCTCCCGCTGCCCGGCCGGGGCGTGCTGGTGCACCGCGGGCGCTGCACGCGGGTCCAGGTCGTCGCCCCGGACGGGTGAGACGGGGTCACGCGTGCTCCTCGTCTGGGTCGCGCGCTACTGCACTGCGAGCCGGTTCGTCACTCGACAGCCTGCACGAGGAGGCTCTCAGGTGACATCGGGGCGCTCAGTGGACGAACCGGCTCTCAGTGGTCCACTCACGGCCGCGGCTCAGGCGGTCTGGTCGCGATCCTCCAGCCGACCCATGAGGAAGGTCGCGGCCACGGTGACCACCCCGAGGGCGAGCGTGCCGACGCCGACCCACCAGGGTGCGAGCGGCAGCAGCGCGATGCCCAGCGGCACCAGCAAGAAGTTGAAGGCGATCGCGGGAGCCTGCGAGCGCGGGTGGCGGCGCGACAGGCCGAGCGCGGTGTAGCTCAGGCCGATGATGAAGACGACCATCGTCACCACCGACATGATGACGATCATGAGGTCCTGCCCCTGGCCCCGCACCAGCTCGACGAGGTAGAACACCGCGAACCCGGCGAGGATCACCGCCTCCAGCGCCACGAGTGAGGCGGCGACCTGCCCGGCGGTGCGCTGGCGCTCCGTCGCCGGCGGCATCGGGGCCGGCGTCGCTGGGGTATGCCGCTCGCTCACCCGACCATCGTAGGTCGAGTCCGCCTCAGGCCGGGTGGCCGGCCCGGGAGAGCTCGCGGGTGAGGAAGCGGTGCGCGGTGGCATACCCCAGGCGCTCGTAGAGGCGGATCGCCCCGGCGTTGGAGCTGAAGACCGACAGGGTCGAGACGCCGGCCTCCTGCACCGCCCGCGCGGTGAGCGCCTCGGTCAGCAGCGCGCCGATCCCCTGGCCGCGCAGCTCGGGGCGCACGACGAGGCCGGCGAGGTGGGGCATACCGGAGCCGAGCTCGTGCAGGGCCCCGACGGCGACGATCTGCCCCACCTCGTCGCGGGCGGCGAGCCACAGCGAGGCGAAGCCGTGCCCGGGGAAGCCCATGTAGGGATCCTCGCCATGGGTGCGACCGAAGGCGTCGAGCAGGTCGGCGTCCGCGTCGTCGGCCAGCTCGACGAGCTCCAGGCCCTGGGCCGAGAGACCGGCCGGGTCGACCGCGGCGGCGGTGCGCTCGCACCACATGAAGGACCACCGACCCGAGCCCGTGCCGAGGTAGGCCGGGGGCAGCGCCAGCTCTCGCCCGTCCTCGGTGGAGAACCACTCCAGCGCGAGATCAGGGGCGGCTAGCGCGATCGCCCGCAGCGCCGCGGTCTCGGCGTCCGCCGGCGCGTCCGGCCCGACGACGGCGGCGCCGCCCCAGTGACACGAGCCGGGGCGCCACGGACTGGCGCACGCCCAGCCGTGCGGGCCCGCGACCGCCACCAGCTCGTGGCTGGTCGCGAAGCGGACGAAGGGGTCCTTGCCGGAGCGGATGAGCAGCTCGTCACGGTCGACCTGGCTCCATGTCACGGCGCGTAGCCTGCCACATCCGTCACACGGGGTCGCGCGCTCGGTCGGAGCGGGGCGGTGCTCGCCGCTCGCGCCCGTCAGGACGCTGACCTACCCTGTCCAGGTGAACGCGGCGGCCAAGCGCATCGTCCTGGAGACCCTGGGGTGGGTCGTCCTGGTCGCGGGCGTCCTCATGCTGCTGCTCCCCGGCCCCGGCCTGCGGCACCTTCGCCGGGCTGGCGATCCTGTCGACGCAGTACGAATGGGCCCGCCGGTGGACCATGCCGGTCAAGATCCGGGCGCTGCGCGGCGCCGCCGAGAGCGTCGAGACCATCCCCCGCATCGCCCTGACCCTGCTCATCACCGCCGGGCTCATCGCGGTCGGCGTGGTCTGGCTGATCTCTCCCCCGCCGCCCGGGTGGTGGCCGCTGGACGACGCCTGGTGGCTCTTCGGCGGGCGCCCGGTGGCGATCACCATGCTCGCCTCCAGCGCGATCGCGATCGGGCTCATCGTCTGGAGCATCGTGCGCTTCCACGGCAAGCCCGAGGCACGCGCCTGGATCGACCGGGTGGAGGCCGACTATCGCGCCTCGGTCGCCCAGCACGAGCGCCGGGAGGCGCGCGAGGAGACCGCCGAGGCGCGCGAGGCGACCGAGCAGGCGCGCGAGGCCGACCGCCGGGCCGACCTCAGCGAGCGCACCGCCCGCAGCGAGGCTCCCTAGCCACGCCGCCCGGGCTCGCGCGGTCAGTCGGTGGGGCAGCAGGCACCCGCGGGCACGTCCGGCAGCGGCGGAGCACCGATCGTCGGTATGCCCAGGCTCACCGCCGGCTTCTTCACCGCGCCAGGCGTCCCGCCCTCCTGCAGCGCCGCCCAGGCGTCCCCGCCCGCGGTGCGGCGCACGGCATACGCCCCCCGCTGGACGCCGGAGTCTGCGACGAGGTGGTGCGGGGCGCCGTAGGTGACCGCGACGGTCACCGCGTCCCCGGGCCGGGGCACCTCGGCGCCCTCCGGGACCGCGAAGTGGACCAGCCGGTTGTCGCGGCCCCGACCGGAGAGCCGGTGGGTCTCGGCGTCCTTGCGGCCCTCGCCGGGCGCGACGAGCACCTCGACCTCGCGCCCCTCGAGCTCGCGGTTGCCGGCCCAGGAGACCTCCTCCTGCAGCGCGATGAGCCGGTCGAAGCGCTCCTGCACGACCTCCTTGGGCACCTGCCCGTCCATCTCGGCCGCCGGCGTGCCGGGGCGCATGGAGTACTGGAAGGTGAAAGCGCTGGAGAAGCGCGAGGCGCGCACGACGTCGAGCGTGTCCTGGAAGTCCTCCTCGGTCTCTCCGGGGAAGCCGACGATGAGGTCGGTCGTGATCGCGGCGTCCGGGATCTGCGCGCGCACCCGGTCGAGGATCCCGAGGAACTTCGTGGAGCGGTAGGACCGCCGCATCGCCTTGAGCACGCGGTCCGAGCCGGACTGCAGCGGCATGTGCAGGCTCGGCATGACGTTCGGGGTCTGTGCCATCGCGGTGATGACGTCGTCGGTGAAGGCCGCCGGGTGCGGGCTGGTGAAGCGCACCCGCTCCAGGCCCTCGATCTGACCGCACGAGCGCAGCAGCTTGCCGAAGGCGAGCCGGTCGCCGAACTCGACGCCGTAGGTGTTGACGTTCTGCCCCAGCAGCGTGATCTCGACGACGCCCTGCGCCACGAGCGCCTCGATCTCGGCGAGGATCTCGCCGGGGCGGCGGTCCTTCTCCTTGCCGCGCAGCGCGGGGACGATGCAGAAGGTGCAGGTGTTGTTGCAGCCGACGGAGATCGACACCCAGCCGGAGTAGGCCGAGTCGCGCCGGGTCGGCAGCGTCGAGGGGAAGGTCTCCAGCGACTCCAGGATCTCGACCTCGGCGGCCTTGTTGTGCCGGGCCCGGTCCAGCAGCGCCGGCAGCGAGCCGACGTTGTGGGTGCCGAAGACGACGTCGACCCAGGGCGCGCGGTCGACGATGGTGGAGCGGTCCTTCTGCGCCAGACAGCCGCCGACCGCGATCTGCATGTCGGGGTTGGCCTGCTTGGCCGGGCGCAGCTGGCCGAGGTTGCCGTAGAGCTTGTTGGCGGCGTTCTCGCGCACCGCGCAGGTGTTGAAGACCACGACGTCGGCGACGTCCGGGCGCTCGGGCTCCGGCACAGCGGCGAGATCGGTATACCCGGCCGTCTCGAGCAGCCCGGCGAGCCGCTCGGAGTCGTGCACGTTCATCTGGCACCCGTGGGTGCGCACGTCATAGGTCTTGGTGCTGCTCATGGCAGCACCCAGGGTACGGCGTTCAGCCGATCACGCCGACCAGCCCGCGGGCGAGCGCGAGCGCCGCACCGGCGCTGGCGATGCTGATGGCCAGCGCCCGCGCGACCCCGAGCGGCACCACCCGGGCCAGCGGTGCGGCCACCGCGATGCCGACCGGCACCGCCGCGCAGGCGAGCAGCCACGACCACCACGGGAGCACACCGGGCTCGGGGGTCGCGCCCATGACCGCCTTGGTGAGGATCGAGGCGAGGTTGGCGGTGAGGAAGATCGGCTGCAGCGTCGCGGCCAGCGAGCGGTGCCCCCAGCGCGAGGCGACGCCGTAGGCCGTCATCGCCGGCCCCGCGACCCCGGCCGTGGTGTTCATGAAGCCGGCGATGGTGCCGGTGGCCAGGACCGCCGCCCGACCGCGCACCACGAGGAAGCGCTGCAGCCCGAGCGCGGCCCCGATGGCGAGCAGGACGCACCCGCCGAGGACCAGGTTGAGCACGTCCGGCGAGACCACGCGGACGACATACGCCCCGAGCACCGAGCCGACGACGAGCAGCGGGGCCAGCGCCCGGAAGCGACGCCAGTCGATGTCGGCGCGCATGACGACCGCCAGCAGCACCGCCCCGACGACCGCGGCGACGTTGCTCAGCGTCACCCCCGCCACCGGGCCGAGCAGGACCGACATGACGGGCGCGACCGTCATCCCCAGGCCCATGCCGGAGACCCGCTGGAGCGCCGCCCCGAGCGCCACGGTCAGCGCGAGCACGAGGGCGAGGGTCATGGGCACAGTCTCACCCATGGGTCGGGATGCTCCCCCTCCCGGTGAAGGCGTCTCGGCGCTACTGTGTGCCCCACAGGCGCGAGCGAAGGAGCACCGTCATGAGCGACCAGGCCGACCGCGAGACCATCGGCGACGACCTCGGGGTGTGGAGCGTCGACGCGGAGGACCAGCTGCAGCCGGAGGACACGCTCGACGGCGAGGGCGATGTGCTCGACCGCGGCTACCAGACCGGCGAGCACTACGTCGGGTCCAGCGCCTTCGGGGTCACCGCCGACGAGCAGTCGCACGAGGAGAGCATCGCCCAGCGGGAGCGGCAGGAGGAGTCGCAGCGGTATGCCGACCGGCACCGCCCCGACGGCGAGGCCCGCGAGATCGCGCGCGAGTGCCGGACGACCAGCTGGGACTCCCCGGAGGAGTCCGCGATGCACTACCACGACCCCGATGCGAGTCAGGACGAGCTGACCGAGGTGGAGTGGGAGCCCTCGGACGAGCAGCAGCGCGGCGAGGACGAGTAGCCCCCCCAACCCCCATGCGCCGCGCCGCGCGGCGACGTAGGGTCGGCCGGGTGAGCACCGGATACCTGCGCTACCCGCACCTGCACGAGGACCTCGTCACCTTCGTCGCCGACGACGACCTCTGGATCGCCCCGGTCGACGGCGGCCGCGCCTGGCGGCTGACCACCGACCACGAGCCGGCGCGGAGCCCCCGCTTCTCCCCCGACGGCGCGCACATCGCCTACGTCAGCCACCGCGACGGCCACCCCGAGGTGATGGTCGTCGAGGTGGCGACCGCCGCCGCCCGCCGGCTGACCTGGTGGGCCGGTTCGGTCGCGATCGTCCTGGGGTGGACCGCGGACGGTCGGGTGCTCGTCGCCAGCAACGCCGGGGAGAGCAACATGCGGCACGCCGTGGTCAAGGCGGTCGCGCTGGACGGCTCGGTGCAGCGTATGCCGTGGGGCAGCGCCTGGGGCGTCGCCGTCCGACCCGACGGGACCGTCGCGCTGAGCACCGTCGGCAGCCGGGTGCCGGCGCAGTGGAAGAGGTATCGCGGCGGCACCGCCCCGCGGCTGTGGCTGGACGACAAGGGGCGCGGCGACTGGAGCCAGCTGCTCGTCGACGAGCCGGCCTCGCTGGTGGACCCGATGTGGGTCGGCGACACCTTGCTCTTCGTCTCCGACCGCGCCGCGCGCTTCCCCGATCAGGCGCACGAGCAGGCCAACCTGTGGGCGTGGGAGCGGCCCGGCGGCACCACCGGGCGGGTCCGCAAGTCCCCCACCGAGCCGCGGCAGCTCACCACCCAGGGCGAGCAGGAGGGCTACGTGCGGGACGCCAGCACCGACGGCACCCGGGTGG encodes the following:
- a CDS encoding GNAT family N-acetyltransferase, with amino-acid sequence MTWSQVDRDELLIRSGKDPFVRFATSHELVAVAGPHGWACASPWRPGSCHWGGAAVVGPDAPADAETAALRAIALAAPDLALEWFSTEDGRELALPPAYLGTGSGRWSFMWCERTAAAVDPAGLSAQGLELVELADDADADLLDAFGRTHGEDPYMGFPGHGFASLWLAARDEVGQIVAVGALHELGSGMPHLAGLVVRPELRGQGIGALLTEALTARAVQEAGVSTLSVFSSNAGAIRLYERLGYATAHRFLTRELSRAGHPA
- a CDS encoding sulfite exporter TauE/SafE family protein, yielding MTLALVLALTVALGAALQRVSGMGLGMTVAPVMSVLLGPVAGVTLSNVAAVVGAVLLAVVMRADIDWRRFRALAPLLVVGSVLGAYVVRVVSPDVLNLVLGGCVLLAIGAALGLQRFLVVRGRAAVLATGTIAGFMNTTAGVAGPAMTAYGVASRWGHRSLAATLQPIFLTANLASILTKAVMGATPEPGVLPWWSWLLACAAVPVGIAVAAPLARVVPLGVARALAISIASAGAALALARGLVGVIG
- the miaB gene encoding tRNA (N6-isopentenyl adenosine(37)-C2)-methylthiotransferase MiaB yields the protein MSSTKTYDVRTHGCQMNVHDSERLAGLLETAGYTDLAAVPEPERPDVADVVVFNTCAVRENAANKLYGNLGQLRPAKQANPDMQIAVGGCLAQKDRSTIVDRAPWVDVVFGTHNVGSLPALLDRARHNKAAEVEILESLETFPSTLPTRRDSAYSGWVSISVGCNNTCTFCIVPALRGKEKDRRPGEILAEIEALVAQGVVEITLLGQNVNTYGVEFGDRLAFGKLLRSCGQIEGLERVRFTSPHPAAFTDDVITAMAQTPNVMPSLHMPLQSGSDRVLKAMRRSYRSTKFLGILDRVRAQIPDAAITTDLIVGFPGETEEDFQDTLDVVRASRFSSAFTFQYSMRPGTPAAEMDGQVPKEVVQERFDRLIALQEEVSWAGNRELEGREVEVLVAPGEGRKDAETHRLSGRGRDNRLVHFAVPEGAEVPRPGDAVTVAVTYGAPHHLVADSGVQRGAYAVRRTAGGDAWAALQEGGTPGAVKKPAVSLGIPTIGAPPLPDVPAGACCPTD
- a CDS encoding FtsK/SpoIIIE domain-containing protein, encoding MRVIVTRARRDRVEHLAVTAPDGATVGDLRRHVDGPAFTGEPEERGSLPLEHGSDLDDGGTSPEEAAGLPRLVVTTGPDAGGTAALPPGRWVTVGRDPRCDLTIADPGLSRRHLRVRQDRDGVRVEDLASTNGMAWESGTRQPSGTWPVGDRLLIGGSGVVLVPRPPAPARQVRGGGVREVVPWPRSARAVPTRELATPAAAARRRVRPPSAWTWSLPLAVALAVALLLRMPWLLLFGLLGPAMVLGHFLGDRRAARLEHEEALVEHARVRRKNEHRARRYLAEELMLLRDRHPCLVGVTTSLVPHPSTSLWECSAEDLEVCLGEYACPSSVRLEGEALWHDAAPLPLTLAGPLVVCGERALREAFARSLVLQLATRHPPTQWTLLLDPARAPGAAWDLLGWLPQTSTSGSTPDGRTLRWGEDLLLVDDVTQAPAGATRIVLTSGTRAVLQVPGQDEVTFTPTTLGLARARALGHALAPLRARDAVDGDPDAPALPGGSPPLGELVGWPDSVEDALTTWAGHNPGLAVDLGHDAAGRPVTIDLVRDGPHALVAGTTGAGKSELLRSLVVGLALRRSPGDLALLLVDFKGGSSLGDCALLPHVTGMVTDLDPHLAGRVLASLRAELTRREGVVAAAGVKDAAEVPGLPRLVVVIDEFRVLAEEVPEVMGGLIRLAAVGRSLGVHLVLATQRPAGVVGPDLRANVNLRIALRLRDSADSHDVIETAQAALLPEGRPGLALWRTGADLPRAVQVARVGPPRRRSSSGWDVRVVPDIWSARRVLDRPAEAEAEADDLGTLATTLREAAEQADLHPPVVWHPPLPEELGTLSGEPRAWALADVPSRQAREALTWDGDHHVGLVGAARSGRTTALRSLLSRADRAWLVVLDLGRGLEGTEAAEHPGLVGWVQPDDLAHGIRVLDRLEGVVRARQSAGAGAEHVPVVLVLDGWDRFVDLFEPVERGRAVDVALRVLREGPAVGVVALLSGDRSLLLGKVASTLPSTWALRLNDPSDLLMTGLRPHQLPSTQPPGRLVSMRDGTEAHVVLPSAGQPVSPEGHPPLVCRALPRRWSAGSGQWAVGGDEAAPVPRPAGSVLVIGPPGSGRTHALARLRDGRPAVVVDPASPPEVEEVSRACAGLGTGGLLVVDDAHLLAGSPLEDALVEVATAYRMELLVAADAEAAAGAFRGLVPQAARARTGVVLQPGSASHGAVLGVSVPVGDLPLPGRGVLVHRGRCTRVQVVAPDG